From a single Lentimicrobiaceae bacterium genomic region:
- a CDS encoding glycosyltransferase family 2 protein — MKVSGFTFIRNAVKYDYPVVEAITSILPLCNEFVVAVGKSDDQTRALIESIDSPKINIIDTVWDDSLREGGRVLAVETDKAFDAISSDSDWAFYIQGDEVLHEKYHDHVQEAMLRWKDHPEVEGLLLNYLHFYGSYDYVGDSRRWYRKEVRIIRNNKQIRSYRDAQGFRKNNTPLRVKQAEATMYHYGWVKPPEAQQAKQEYFNKLWHDDEWVEKKIPKVDSFDYSNIDALAHFNASHPAVMQPRIERQNWHFTFDPTTKRLPLKSRILHTIEELSGWRPGEYKNYKII, encoded by the coding sequence ATGAAAGTTTCAGGTTTTACCTTTATCCGCAATGCTGTTAAGTACGACTACCCTGTGGTAGAAGCCATTACATCCATACTACCGTTGTGCAATGAGTTTGTGGTAGCTGTTGGTAAATCTGACGATCAAACCCGTGCCCTGATAGAATCCATCGATTCTCCAAAAATCAATATCATCGACACTGTTTGGGACGATAGTCTGCGCGAGGGCGGGCGCGTGCTGGCAGTTGAAACCGACAAGGCATTTGACGCCATCAGCAGCGACAGCGACTGGGCATTTTACATACAAGGCGATGAAGTGCTGCACGAAAAATACCACGACCATGTTCAGGAAGCCATGCTCCGCTGGAAAGACCACCCTGAAGTAGAAGGCCTGCTGCTCAATTACCTGCATTTTTACGGTTCATATGATTATGTGGGCGACAGCCGCAGGTGGTATCGAAAAGAAGTAAGAATCATCCGCAACAACAAACAGATAAGGTCGTACCGCGATGCCCAGGGTTTCAGAAAAAACAACACACCGCTCAGGGTAAAACAGGCCGAAGCTACCATGTACCACTACGGATGGGTAAAACCACCCGAAGCCCAGCAAGCCAAACAGGAGTATTTCAATAAACTGTGGCACGACGATGAGTGGGTTGAAAAGAAAATACCAAAAGTTGATAGCTTTGACTATTCAAATATTGATGCACTGGCGCATTTCAATGCCAGCCACCCTGCTGTGATGCAACCCAGAATTGAGAGACAAAACTGGCATTTCACCTTCGACCCGACCACAAAAAGGCTTCCATTAAAATCAAGAATACTGCACACCATTGAAGAGTTGAGCGGCTGGCGCCCGGGTGAATACAAAAACTATAAAATAATATAA
- a CDS encoding DUF5606 domain-containing protein, with product MDLKEIMAIAGKPGLYKMVAQAKNGIIVESIIDQKRIQAFAHDKISSLEEISIFTETEDKPLKEVLKNFFDKLEGKATPDFKGDNNKLKAFFGDVLPEYDKERVYVSHMQKIVSWYNLLLEHNLLDFSEKEEQPDQAPTEETKAE from the coding sequence ATGGATTTGAAAGAGATTATGGCCATTGCTGGTAAACCGGGACTTTACAAGATGGTAGCTCAGGCCAAAAACGGAATTATTGTTGAATCAATTATTGATCAGAAACGCATTCAGGCATTTGCCCACGACAAAATCAGCTCGCTTGAGGAAATCAGCATTTTCACAGAAACTGAGGACAAACCATTGAAGGAAGTTTTGAAAAACTTTTTCGACAAACTGGAAGGAAAAGCAACACCTGATTTTAAAGGAGATAACAATAAGTTAAAAGCTTTCTTTGGCGATGTTTTACCCGAGTACGACAAAGAAAGAGTGTATGTTTCGCACATGCAAAAAATTGTCAGTTGGTACAACCTGCTATTAGAACACAATCTGCTGGATTTCAGTGAAAAGGAAGAGCAGCCCGACCAGGCTCCTACCGAAGAAACCAAAGCTGAATAA
- a CDS encoding dihydroorotate dehydrogenase electron transfer subunit, whose translation MKKHLIDFKVLSNSSLNYNHNLLELSCDQPLPAMVPGQFAEVKVDNSPATYLRRPFSIHRIDYEKNTLHLIIKSVGEGTRKIAALQAGDTVNIMLPLGNGFTIPQNSEVLLVGGGCGVAPLWFLAAELQKNGNQVTMLIGGRTEKDILLAAEYSQFGEVLISTEDGSLGQKGMVTAHTVMLQEKLPFSAIYCCGPDGMMRAVSHIAEKQSIPCMVSLENTMACGIGACLCCVVDTHKGHQCVCTEGPVFNSKDLKGWSAETEVGCSINK comes from the coding sequence ATGAAAAAGCATCTTATCGATTTTAAAGTTCTGTCGAACAGTAGTCTGAACTACAACCATAACCTGCTTGAGCTGAGCTGCGACCAACCCTTGCCTGCAATGGTTCCCGGACAGTTTGCCGAGGTAAAAGTAGACAATTCGCCGGCAACCTACCTGCGGCGGCCTTTTTCCATTCACCGGATTGACTATGAGAAAAACACCCTGCACCTGATCATTAAATCAGTAGGTGAAGGCACACGCAAAATAGCAGCCTTGCAGGCAGGCGACACCGTGAACATCATGTTGCCTCTGGGCAATGGATTTACCATCCCTCAAAATTCAGAAGTTCTGTTGGTTGGCGGCGGCTGCGGCGTTGCTCCGCTATGGTTTCTGGCAGCCGAGCTGCAAAAAAACGGCAATCAGGTAACCATGCTTATTGGCGGACGAACAGAGAAAGACATACTGCTTGCTGCTGAATACAGTCAATTTGGCGAAGTACTTATTTCAACAGAAGACGGCAGCCTGGGACAAAAAGGAATGGTAACTGCGCACACTGTTATGCTACAGGAAAAACTTCCGTTTTCGGCCATTTATTGCTGTGGCCCTGACGGCATGATGCGGGCTGTTTCTCATATTGCTGAAAAACAAAGCATTCCTTGTATGGTGTCGCTCGAAAACACAATGGCCTGCGGCATTGGCGCCTGTCTTTGCTGCGTGGTTGACACCCACAAAGGGCACCAGTGCGTATGCACCGAAGGCCCTGTATTCAACTCAAAAGATCTCAAAGGCTGGAGCGCCGAAACAGAGGTAGGCTGTTCCATCAATAAATAA
- a CDS encoding dihydroorotate dehydrogenase: protein MANLSVKLHHLNLKNPVMTASGTFGYGEEFDDFIDVNALGGILVKATTSGHREGNPYPRMAETPMGMLNAVGLQNKGIDYFVEHIYPRLLKYNNSVIANVSDSTVEGYVEVARKMNQLEHIAAIELNISCPNVKEGGMAFGTSCPSATAVTRAVREVYDKTLIVKLSPNVTSIAEIAQAVEAAGADAVSLINTLLGMAIDAEKRKPVLSTITGGLSGPAIKPIALRMVWQVARAVKIPVIGIGGISTAADAIEFMLAGATAIQVGTANFVDPRTTMNIIAGIDDYLNRHQINDVNELIGGLIC, encoded by the coding sequence ATGGCCAATCTATCTGTTAAACTGCACCACCTGAATTTAAAAAACCCGGTAATGACAGCATCGGGCACGTTTGGCTATGGTGAAGAATTTGATGATTTTATTGATGTAAATGCGCTTGGCGGAATTCTGGTTAAAGCCACCACATCGGGCCACCGCGAAGGCAACCCTTATCCTCGTATGGCCGAAACACCTATGGGCATGCTGAATGCCGTAGGACTTCAAAACAAGGGGATTGATTATTTTGTGGAGCACATCTACCCTAGACTACTTAAATACAACAACAGTGTAATTGCCAATGTATCCGACTCAACCGTTGAAGGATATGTGGAAGTTGCCCGTAAAATGAACCAGCTGGAACACATTGCAGCCATTGAGTTAAACATTTCGTGCCCTAATGTAAAAGAAGGCGGAATGGCTTTCGGCACAAGTTGCCCTTCTGCCACTGCTGTTACCAGGGCTGTTCGCGAAGTGTATGATAAAACCCTGATAGTTAAACTTTCGCCCAATGTGACCAGTATTGCTGAAATAGCCCAGGCTGTGGAAGCGGCTGGCGCCGACGCTGTTTCGCTCATCAATACCCTGTTAGGCATGGCTATTGATGCAGAAAAACGCAAACCTGTTTTATCTACCATCACGGGCGGATTATCAGGCCCAGCCATTAAACCCATTGCCCTGCGCATGGTTTGGCAGGTAGCCCGGGCTGTAAAAATACCTGTAATCGGAATTGGCGGCATTTCAACAGCCGCTGATGCCATTGAATTTATGCTTGCCGGTGCTACAGCTATACAGGTAGGCACCGCCAATTTTGTTGACCCGCGAACTACCATGAATATTATTGCAGGCATCGATGACTACCTTAATCGCCATCAAATAAACGATGTTAATGAGCTGATTGGCGGTTTGATTTGCTAG
- a CDS encoding TM2 domain-containing protein, with the protein MANVLLHLPELQGMELNHVQMLIKDFSDKQAAQFAVIYRARRKDPQMILLTCLLGFIGFAGIHRILINQIGMGILYLFTAGLCFIGTIVDAVNYQSLAFEFNRNVANEVAPLAKSIAD; encoded by the coding sequence ATGGCAAACGTACTTTTACACCTGCCCGAGTTGCAGGGAATGGAACTAAATCATGTTCAGATGCTGATTAAAGACTTCAGCGACAAGCAGGCTGCACAGTTTGCTGTTATTTACCGCGCACGCCGCAAAGACCCTCAGATGATATTGCTCACCTGTTTGCTTGGATTTATTGGTTTTGCCGGTATTCACCGCATTCTGATTAACCAGATTGGCATGGGAATCCTTTACCTGTTTACCGCCGGCTTGTGTTTTATTGGCACTATTGTAGATGCGGTAAACTATCAGTCGCTGGCTTTTGAATTTAACCGCAATGTTGCCAATGAAGTGGCTCCACTTGCCAAATCAATTGCTGACTAA
- a CDS encoding DUF2752 domain-containing protein, translating into MKPDFRHFGQLLRARFEAFVWITGLTLMAVMSPVDAHASFCPLKNLGFSFCPGCGLGHAIAWLFRGDLVQSFHAHPLGIAAVLILTWRIVDIFRKPVLYY; encoded by the coding sequence ATGAAACCCGATTTCAGGCACTTTGGGCAGTTGCTAAGGGCAAGATTTGAAGCATTTGTATGGATAACAGGACTGACGCTGATGGCCGTTATGTCGCCTGTTGATGCTCATGCCAGTTTTTGTCCGCTTAAAAACCTGGGCTTCAGCTTTTGTCCCGGATGTGGCCTCGGCCACGCCATCGCCTGGCTTTTCAGAGGTGATCTTGTGCAGTCGTTTCATGCTCATCCGTTGGGGATAGCTGCAGTTTTGATTCTTACCTGGCGCATTGTTGATATTTTCAGAAAACCTGTATTGTATTACTAA
- the fusA gene encoding elongation factor G encodes MSFNKLRNIGIAAHIDAGKTTTTERLLFLTGVNRKMGEVHDGQATMDFMKQEQERGITIASAAISCQWNGHQINIIDTPGHVDFTVEVERSLRVIDGMVALFCAVGGVEPQSETVWNQAERYKVPRIAFVNKIDRTGADFHEVVKQMNENLDARAVAFQLPIGLEENFKGILDLISFKMYTFQDTETITSEIPEEMKALANEYRQTMIEKLADFNEEILELFLEDKEVPLEMIKSAAREATLKLLITPVFCGAAYKNKGVVQLLDAIVDYLPSPVDKGAIVGMDVDDHEKARHRNPSVKEPFAALAFKLIHDPYVGQQTFVRVYSGTLRSGMQVMNSTKGKPERIGRILRIHAKDREEVSEAGPGDIVALIGMKYTKTGDTLCDMENQLHLESIHIPPSVIELKINPASRKDQGKLGEALSKLVNEDPSFHARFDEETEETVIAGMGELHLEILVDRLKHEFGIEVVVGEPSVAYRETISQEVEVEYRHSKQSGGKGQFAQTYLRLEPNEGKGYEFVDKIKGGAIPNEYIPSVNKGIVKTMADGVLAGFPVVDVKVVLLDGQFHPVDSSDFAFQICSSICFKQGFMKATPLLLEPVMKIEINVPDEFIGDIVGNLNKRRGKIESMRRHRKGSQKLNGYVPLMEMFGYATTLRNLSSGRANYSMEFYQYMPVTKAVQEEALKKIAEKKRLENNR; translated from the coding sequence ATGTCATTTAACAAACTTAGAAACATTGGTATAGCCGCTCATATTGACGCTGGTAAAACCACCACAACCGAACGTCTTCTCTTTTTAACCGGTGTAAATCGTAAAATGGGAGAAGTTCATGACGGACAGGCTACCATGGACTTTATGAAACAGGAGCAGGAACGTGGTATCACCATTGCATCCGCAGCCATTTCCTGTCAGTGGAACGGCCATCAGATCAACATCATTGACACCCCGGGTCACGTAGACTTTACAGTTGAAGTTGAACGTTCGCTCAGGGTTATTGATGGAATGGTTGCTTTGTTTTGTGCTGTTGGAGGTGTTGAACCGCAGAGCGAAACAGTTTGGAATCAGGCTGAACGATATAAAGTACCCCGCATTGCTTTTGTAAATAAAATTGACCGCACCGGCGCTGATTTTCATGAGGTTGTAAAACAGATGAATGAAAATCTTGACGCACGGGCAGTAGCCTTTCAGCTTCCTATCGGACTGGAAGAGAACTTTAAAGGTATCCTCGACCTGATTTCCTTTAAAATGTATACTTTCCAGGATACCGAAACCATCACTTCTGAAATACCTGAAGAGATGAAAGCCCTGGCCAATGAATACAGACAGACCATGATTGAAAAGCTGGCTGACTTCAACGAAGAAATTCTTGAGCTTTTCCTTGAAGATAAAGAGGTGCCGCTTGAAATGATTAAGTCAGCAGCCCGCGAAGCCACTTTAAAACTGCTGATTACCCCGGTTTTCTGTGGTGCAGCCTATAAAAACAAAGGAGTTGTTCAGTTACTCGATGCTATTGTTGACTACCTGCCGTCACCAGTTGACAAAGGAGCTATTGTTGGAATGGATGTCGACGACCACGAAAAGGCACGTCATCGCAACCCATCGGTAAAAGAGCCTTTTGCAGCATTGGCATTCAAACTCATTCATGATCCTTATGTAGGTCAGCAAACTTTTGTCAGGGTTTACTCAGGTACACTCCGCAGCGGAATGCAGGTAATGAACTCAACCAAAGGCAAACCCGAGCGTATCGGACGCATCCTGCGCATTCACGCCAAGGATCGCGAAGAGGTGAGCGAAGCAGGACCAGGCGACATTGTTGCGCTTATTGGTATGAAGTATACCAAAACCGGCGACACATTGTGCGACATGGAAAACCAGCTTCACCTCGAATCTATTCATATTCCACCCAGTGTTATTGAGCTGAAAATAAACCCTGCTTCACGCAAAGATCAGGGAAAACTTGGCGAAGCCCTTTCCAAACTTGTAAATGAAGATCCTTCATTCCATGCCCGTTTCGACGAAGAAACCGAAGAAACAGTGATTGCCGGTATGGGCGAGTTGCATCTCGAAATTCTGGTTGACAGGCTCAAACATGAGTTTGGAATCGAAGTTGTTGTGGGCGAACCTTCTGTTGCTTACCGTGAAACCATTTCACAGGAAGTTGAAGTTGAATACAGACATTCAAAACAATCGGGTGGTAAAGGACAGTTTGCCCAGACCTACCTCAGACTTGAGCCCAACGAAGGCAAGGGTTATGAATTTGTTGACAAAATCAAGGGTGGTGCTATTCCAAACGAGTACATTCCTTCGGTTAACAAAGGTATTGTTAAAACAATGGCTGATGGTGTATTGGCTGGGTTCCCTGTTGTTGACGTTAAAGTTGTACTGCTCGACGGTCAGTTCCACCCGGTTGACTCATCTGACTTTGCTTTCCAGATTTGTTCGTCCATCTGTTTCAAACAAGGCTTCATGAAAGCAACACCATTGCTGCTTGAGCCGGTTATGAAAATTGAAATCAACGTTCCTGATGAATTTATCGGCGATATCGTAGGTAACCTGAACAAACGCAGAGGTAAAATTGAATCGATGCGCCGTCACCGCAAAGGCTCTCAAAAACTTAATGGTTATGTACCTTTGATGGAGATGTTTGGTTATGCAACCACCTTGCGCAACCTCTCAAGCGGACGCGCCAACTATTCAATGGAGTTTTACCAGTACATGCCTGTAACCAAAGCTGTTCAGGAAGAAGCACTGAAAAAGATTGCCGAGAAAAAACGTCTGGAAAACAACAGATAA
- the purD gene encoding phosphoribosylamine--glycine ligase, protein MNILLLGSGGREHAIAWKLSQSTEIQKLYIAPGNAGTGLTGINVPIDVNDFEAIKLFVLENDIDMVVVGPEEPLVNGIYDFFKGDGLLTGIPVIGPSAAGARLEGSKGFAKSFMQRHGIPTAAYRTFSTGETTAAIEFLSSLKPPYVLKADGLAAGKGVIICNELAEATREVTDMLDHARFGKASEKVVIEEFLSGIELSVFVLTDGKSWILLPEAKDYKRIGEGDTGPNTGGMGSVSPVPFADEIFMEKVKQRIIEPTIEGLQSESIDYKGFIFFGLISVKNEPYVIEYNVRMGDPETESVMPRIKSDLLSLFRKVADQSLASATIEFNENCAATVMLVSAGYPGNYSKGHLIQLPDTDLPSMLFHAGTRFDEENKQVVTAGGRVIAVTSTATDMAQALALSYKTAGQIHFEGKNFRTDIGFDLHLTK, encoded by the coding sequence ATGAATATTCTACTGCTTGGTTCAGGCGGACGTGAACATGCTATTGCATGGAAACTTTCGCAAAGTACTGAAATACAAAAACTTTACATCGCCCCCGGAAATGCCGGCACAGGACTTACCGGCATCAACGTACCCATTGATGTCAATGATTTTGAAGCTATCAAACTCTTTGTTCTGGAAAACGATATAGACATGGTAGTGGTTGGCCCGGAAGAGCCCCTGGTCAATGGTATTTACGACTTTTTCAAAGGTGACGGGCTGCTCACTGGCATTCCGGTAATAGGACCATCAGCAGCAGGTGCGCGGCTGGAAGGCAGCAAGGGCTTTGCCAAATCATTTATGCAAAGACACGGCATACCAACTGCCGCCTACCGTACTTTCTCAACAGGCGAAACAACTGCTGCCATTGAATTTTTATCATCTCTTAAACCTCCGTATGTTTTAAAAGCCGATGGATTGGCTGCAGGCAAAGGAGTTATTATTTGCAACGAACTTGCGGAAGCCACCCGTGAAGTAACTGATATGCTTGACCATGCCCGCTTTGGCAAAGCATCAGAAAAAGTGGTGATTGAGGAATTTCTGAGCGGCATTGAATTATCGGTATTTGTGCTTACCGACGGAAAATCGTGGATTTTGCTACCCGAAGCCAAAGACTACAAACGTATAGGTGAAGGCGATACCGGGCCAAACACTGGCGGCATGGGCTCCGTTTCGCCGGTTCCTTTTGCCGATGAAATCTTTATGGAAAAGGTAAAACAGCGCATTATTGAACCTACCATTGAAGGACTTCAGTCAGAATCCATTGATTACAAAGGTTTTATTTTCTTTGGACTTATCAGTGTTAAAAACGAACCTTATGTGATTGAATACAATGTCAGAATGGGTGACCCTGAAACGGAGTCGGTGATGCCCCGTATTAAATCCGACCTGCTTTCTCTTTTCCGAAAAGTAGCAGACCAATCGCTGGCATCTGCCACCATCGAGTTTAACGAAAACTGTGCAGCAACAGTTATGCTTGTTTCGGCCGGCTACCCCGGCAATTACAGCAAAGGTCATCTTATTCAGTTACCAGATACCGACCTGCCGAGTATGCTCTTTCATGCAGGGACCAGATTTGACGAGGAAAACAAGCAGGTAGTCACTGCCGGAGGGCGGGTAATTGCGGTCACTTCTACGGCCACTGATATGGCACAAGCCCTGGCCCTTTCGTACAAAACCGCTGGCCAAATTCATTTTGAAGGCAAAAATTTCAGAACCGACATTGGATTCGATCTTCATCTTACCAAATAG
- a CDS encoding ribonuclease HII, with translation MLRTRYAQGTVREAGADEAGRGCLAGPVFAAAVILPDDYVNPVLNDSKQLTEKQRNRLRVEIERDAVAWQVSSVGPDVIDRINILQASIRAMHQAIAGLKPSPGLLLIDGNRFIPYPETAHQCIIKGDSLYMSIAAASVLAKTHRDEFMLQLHQQFPEYDWLRNKGYPTAFHRKAVMEYGQSVWHRKSFIIKEQLRLPL, from the coding sequence ATGCTCAGAACAAGATACGCGCAAGGTACAGTCAGAGAAGCCGGAGCCGATGAAGCCGGGAGAGGTTGCCTGGCAGGGCCTGTATTTGCTGCCGCTGTTATTCTTCCTGACGACTATGTGAATCCGGTTTTGAATGACTCAAAGCAACTGACTGAAAAGCAGCGTAACCGTTTGAGGGTTGAAATTGAGCGTGACGCTGTTGCCTGGCAGGTATCTTCTGTCGGACCTGATGTCATCGACCGTATCAATATCCTTCAGGCCTCCATCAGGGCAATGCATCAGGCCATTGCAGGGTTAAAACCATCTCCCGGGCTGCTTCTGATTGATGGAAACCGATTTATCCCTTATCCTGAAACAGCCCACCAGTGCATCATTAAAGGCGACAGCCTGTATATGTCCATTGCAGCAGCCTCGGTACTCGCCAAAACTCACCGCGACGAATTTATGCTGCAACTGCACCAGCAGTTTCCTGAATATGACTGGCTTAGGAACAAAGGTTACCCAACCGCATTTCATCGCAAAGCTGTGATGGAATATGGCCAATCCGTCTGGCACCGGAAAAGTTTTATTATAAAAGAGCAGTTGAGACTTCCGCTTTAG